A single region of the Pseudomonas sp. GGS8 genome encodes:
- the accC gene encoding acetyl-CoA carboxylase biotin carboxylase subunit, which yields MTAKLEKVLIANRGEIALRILRACKEMGIKTVAVYSKADKELMHLGLADESVCIGPASAAHSYLHIPAIIAAAEVTGATAIHPGYGFLAENADFAEQVENSGFAFIGPKADTIRLMGDKVSAKHAMIAAGVPTVPGSDGPLPEDEETALRIGREVGYPVIIKAAGGGGGRGMRVVHKEEDLISSAKLTRSEAGAAFGNPMVYLEKFLTNPRHVEVQVLSDGQGHAIHLGDRDCSLQRRHQKVLEEAPAPGIDENAREEVLARCVKACIDIGYRGAGTFEFLYENGRFYFIEMNTRVQVEHPVSEMVTGIDIVKEMLSIAAGNKLSFTQDDVVIRGHALECRINAEDPKTFMPSPGTVKHFHAPGGNGVRVDSHLYSGYAVPPNYDSLIGKLITYGATRDEAMARMRNALDEIVVDGIKTNIPLHRDLTRDEGFCKGGVNIHYLEHKLAGEKH from the coding sequence ATGACTGCGAAGTTGGAAAAAGTTCTGATCGCCAACCGCGGTGAGATCGCCCTGCGGATTCTGCGTGCCTGCAAGGAAATGGGCATCAAGACCGTCGCCGTTTACTCCAAGGCCGACAAAGAGCTGATGCACCTGGGCCTGGCAGACGAATCCGTCTGCATCGGTCCGGCCTCCGCGGCTCACTCCTACCTGCACATTCCGGCCATTATCGCCGCCGCTGAAGTGACTGGCGCCACCGCCATTCACCCAGGCTACGGTTTCCTTGCGGAAAATGCCGACTTTGCCGAACAGGTCGAGAACTCCGGTTTCGCGTTCATTGGCCCGAAAGCCGATACCATCCGCCTGATGGGCGACAAGGTATCGGCCAAGCACGCCATGATCGCCGCTGGCGTTCCAACCGTTCCAGGCTCCGACGGCCCACTGCCTGAAGACGAAGAAACCGCTCTGCGCATTGGTCGCGAAGTCGGTTACCCGGTGATCATCAAAGCCGCTGGCGGCGGCGGTGGTCGTGGCATGCGGGTGGTGCACAAAGAAGAAGACCTGATCTCCTCGGCGAAACTGACCCGCTCCGAAGCGGGCGCAGCGTTCGGCAACCCGATGGTCTATCTGGAAAAATTCCTGACCAACCCACGTCACGTGGAAGTTCAGGTGCTTTCCGACGGCCAAGGCCACGCCATCCATCTGGGTGACCGCGACTGCTCGCTGCAACGTCGTCACCAGAAGGTTCTCGAAGAAGCACCGGCACCGGGCATCGACGAGAACGCACGCGAGGAAGTCCTCGCCCGCTGCGTCAAGGCGTGCATCGATATCGGCTACCGTGGCGCCGGCACTTTCGAGTTCCTGTACGAGAACGGCCGCTTCTACTTCATCGAGATGAACACTCGTGTCCAGGTAGAGCACCCGGTATCGGAAATGGTCACCGGCATCGACATCGTCAAGGAGATGCTCAGCATCGCCGCCGGCAACAAGCTGTCGTTCACCCAGGATGACGTGGTCATCCGCGGTCACGCGCTGGAATGCCGGATCAACGCCGAAGACCCGAAAACGTTCATGCCGAGCCCAGGCACGGTCAAGCATTTCCACGCCCCAGGCGGCAACGGCGTTCGCGTCGATTCGCACCTGTACAGTGGCTATGCCGTTCCGCCGAACTACGACTCGTTGATCGGCAAGCTGATCACCTACGGCGCAACCCGTGACGAAGCCATGGCGCGCATGCGCAATGCGCTGGACGAGATCGTTGTCGACGGGATCAAGACCAACATCCCGCTGCACCGTGATCTGACCCGCGATGAAGGCTTCTGCAAAGGGGGAGTGAACATTCACTACCTCGAGCACAAGCTGGCTGGCGAGAAGCACTAA
- a CDS encoding class I SAM-dependent DNA methyltransferase, whose amino-acid sequence MSTLARTCILLCFAGPEWLSTPGSDQELKFMASAKLTLARLETLLLAACDDLRGNMDASEYKEYIFGMLFLKRASDLFDQRWEEIEKEGKVAGLSEEDIKANLEDPDQYSGKYFFVPEPARWNKPWVDDKWNLRPALKHIKENVGTTLNKALSALEESNSEALQDVLKHISFNKKIGQHSLDDDTLVNFIQNFDKIPLRDKDFEFPDLLGTAYEWLIKHFADSAGKKAGEFYTPAEVVRICVEICDPKEGMSIYDPTVGSGGMLIQAHDYLREHGAKASELELYGQEKMGTTWSICKMNMLLHGIPHAVIRNEDTLREPQHVAVDGQLQRFDRVLANPPFSQNYIKKDIKHPGRFPVWMPEKGKKADLMFVQHMLSVLKNDGRMATVMPHGVLFRGGEEREARKYFIEKGYLEAVIGLPSNLFYGTGIPACILVLNKDGATTRDHVLFINADREYREGKAQNHLRPEDIDKIVHAYRAGQNIPAYARLVPINEIADEDFNCNIRRYVDNAPPPEPHDVRAHLHGGVPVSEIDALEHFWQNYPQLRESCFVPRPAAANGVPYADFSSALQDKRAIAEYINTHPGVTERQAQFMAQLQGWWQQHLPIIEALAPDATNQQARANNVYQMRATLLNSIERTFAQQDLLNSFQVRGAFANYYKSLASDFKSIAASGWGAELIPDEEILQSQFPEVLAELEQQHSRLAELQALFAAAGEEDFEDTDDSGVLPADEVKTLKSSLKEARGLTKLAKRDTSFGDWKSHQREVERIEAQLARHKALEDEAKNLKVLIRSTEKNRDALVEKARENINNDEASVVIVERLGKVLFDSYRQYLRADQRACIAVIENLWGKYAVTAKQIEAERYEAAQALQAFLVELGYE is encoded by the coding sequence TTGAGCACACTTGCTCGGACGTGCATTCTTTTGTGTTTTGCAGGGCCTGAATGGCTCTCGACACCCGGTAGTGACCAGGAACTGAAATTTATGGCAAGCGCCAAACTGACTCTTGCACGGCTTGAAACCCTGCTGCTCGCCGCCTGCGACGACCTTCGTGGCAACATGGATGCCAGTGAGTACAAGGAATACATCTTCGGCATGCTGTTTCTGAAGCGCGCCAGTGATCTGTTCGATCAACGCTGGGAAGAAATAGAGAAAGAAGGCAAGGTTGCAGGCCTGAGCGAAGAGGACATTAAGGCGAATCTAGAGGATCCAGACCAATACTCAGGAAAATACTTTTTCGTGCCAGAGCCGGCCCGCTGGAACAAACCATGGGTCGACGACAAATGGAACCTGCGCCCGGCCTTGAAACACATCAAGGAAAACGTCGGAACCACACTCAACAAGGCGCTTTCGGCCTTGGAAGAATCAAACTCTGAAGCGCTGCAGGACGTGCTCAAACACATCAGCTTCAACAAAAAAATTGGCCAGCATTCTCTGGATGACGACACTTTGGTCAATTTCATCCAGAACTTCGACAAAATCCCGTTGCGCGATAAGGACTTCGAGTTCCCGGATCTGCTGGGCACCGCCTACGAGTGGTTGATCAAGCACTTCGCCGACTCCGCAGGAAAAAAAGCGGGTGAATTCTACACCCCGGCTGAGGTGGTGCGCATCTGTGTCGAGATCTGCGACCCGAAGGAAGGCATGAGCATCTATGATCCGACGGTTGGGTCGGGCGGCATGCTGATCCAAGCCCATGACTATCTTCGCGAGCACGGCGCCAAAGCATCCGAACTGGAGCTTTATGGCCAGGAAAAGATGGGCACCACTTGGTCTATCTGCAAAATGAACATGCTGCTGCATGGCATTCCCCATGCAGTGATTCGGAACGAAGACACCCTGCGTGAGCCGCAGCATGTGGCTGTCGATGGCCAGCTGCAACGCTTCGACCGAGTATTGGCGAACCCTCCCTTCAGCCAAAATTACATCAAGAAGGACATCAAGCATCCTGGCCGTTTCCCAGTGTGGATGCCCGAAAAGGGCAAAAAGGCTGACTTGATGTTCGTGCAACACATGCTGTCAGTGCTTAAAAATGACGGTCGTATGGCGACAGTGATGCCTCATGGCGTGCTGTTCCGTGGCGGCGAAGAGCGCGAGGCCCGCAAGTACTTCATCGAAAAAGGTTATTTGGAGGCCGTGATCGGTCTGCCGAGCAATCTGTTTTACGGTACCGGTATCCCGGCATGCATTCTGGTGCTCAACAAGGACGGGGCCACCACCCGCGACCATGTGTTATTCATCAACGCTGACCGTGAGTATCGGGAAGGCAAGGCACAGAATCATCTGCGCCCTGAAGACATTGACAAGATCGTGCACGCCTACCGGGCGGGGCAGAACATTCCAGCCTACGCGCGACTCGTCCCGATCAACGAAATTGCTGACGAAGACTTCAACTGCAACATCCGCCGTTATGTAGACAACGCCCCACCACCGGAACCGCACGATGTCCGCGCGCACCTGCACGGTGGAGTGCCTGTCAGCGAGATCGATGCGCTGGAACACTTCTGGCAAAACTATCCACAACTGCGTGAAAGCTGCTTTGTGCCTCGCCCGGCCGCGGCTAACGGCGTGCCATATGCCGACTTCTCATCCGCACTGCAAGACAAGCGCGCGATTGCCGAGTACATAAACACCCACCCCGGCGTCACTGAACGCCAGGCACAATTCATGGCGCAACTGCAAGGCTGGTGGCAACAACACCTGCCTATCATCGAAGCACTCGCACCAGATGCTACTAACCAGCAGGCTCGTGCAAACAATGTCTACCAAATGCGCGCCACACTGCTGAACAGTATCGAACGAACTTTTGCGCAGCAGGACTTGCTCAATAGCTTTCAAGTACGTGGCGCCTTCGCCAATTACTACAAATCACTCGCCTCCGACTTCAAATCTATCGCCGCCAGCGGTTGGGGCGCGGAGCTGATTCCGGACGAAGAGATTTTGCAAAGCCAGTTCCCTGAAGTACTGGCCGAACTGGAGCAACAACACAGCCGCTTGGCTGAGTTGCAGGCGCTGTTCGCCGCAGCAGGGGAAGAAGACTTTGAAGACACCGATGACAGCGGTGTTCTGCCGGCTGATGAGGTAAAAACCCTCAAGTCCAGCCTGAAAGAAGCCCGCGGTCTCACGAAACTGGCCAAGCGCGATACCAGTTTTGGGGACTGGAAGAGCCACCAACGTGAAGTTGAGCGTATCGAAGCGCAGCTGGCCCGGCACAAGGCACTGGAAGACGAAGCTAAGAACCTCAAGGTGCTGATCAGATCGACCGAGAAAAACCGCGATGCTTTGGTGGAAAAAGCCCGCGAGAACATCAACAATGATGAAGCTAGTGTGGTAATTGTCGAGCGCTTGGGCAAGGTGCTGTTTGATAGTTACCGTCAATATTTGCGGGCTGATCAGCGAGCATGTATCGCGGTGATCGAAAACCTTTGGGGCAAGTATGCGGTAACGGCCAAACAAATCGAGGCCGAGCGCTATGAAGCGGCGCAAGCTCTGCAAGCTTTTTTGGTGGAGCTGGGGTATGAGTAG
- a CDS encoding restriction endonuclease subunit S has product MSRFKEVAIGEHIKLTSGFPFPSSKFSSEGFPLIRIRDILTSQTETYFQGSFLPSYIIKKNNILIGMDGDFHVARWNGRDALLNQRVLKVDVHSESTIVLDYLFHWLGPFVKKINETTAATTVKHLSTKDIIKAKANFPDVKIQQKIATILTAIDTTIQKTEVLIAKFHQLKAGLMHDLFTRGVLPNGQLRPTREQAPELYQKIEGEWIPRDWQYDLLDRLASRGSGHTPNKNHPEYWNGGVKWVSLADSHKLDQLYIADTELKISHKGIQNSSAVLHPAGVVVLSRDAGVGKSAITTEPMAVSQHFMCWKCDKKMNNHFLYYWLQFQKRAFENIAMGSTILTIGLPYFKRLKIACPIDIGEQVAIAERLKSVDSQLFSLQNDLFKKKQQKLGLMQDLLTGKVQVKVDEPEPAHA; this is encoded by the coding sequence ATGAGTAGGTTCAAGGAAGTAGCAATTGGCGAACATATAAAGCTTACCAGTGGCTTTCCATTTCCATCGTCAAAATTCTCTAGCGAAGGCTTCCCGCTCATTCGAATTCGCGACATTCTAACCTCGCAAACTGAAACTTATTTTCAGGGTTCTTTTCTACCCAGCTACATAATCAAGAAAAACAACATCCTTATTGGCATGGATGGAGATTTCCATGTCGCCCGATGGAATGGCCGTGACGCGCTACTGAATCAACGAGTACTTAAAGTTGACGTACATAGCGAGTCCACCATTGTTCTTGATTACTTATTTCACTGGCTAGGACCATTTGTTAAGAAAATCAACGAAACAACGGCCGCAACCACGGTAAAACACCTTTCAACAAAAGATATCATTAAAGCAAAGGCAAACTTCCCCGATGTAAAAATCCAACAAAAAATCGCCACTATCCTTACCGCTATCGACACTACAATTCAAAAGACGGAAGTTTTAATTGCCAAATTCCATCAACTCAAAGCTGGCTTGATGCATGACCTGTTCACCCGAGGTGTGCTGCCCAACGGCCAACTGCGCCCAACACGCGAGCAAGCGCCGGAGCTCTATCAGAAAATAGAGGGTGAGTGGATCCCGAGAGATTGGCAATACGATCTACTTGATCGGCTTGCTTCGAGAGGAAGTGGCCACACCCCCAATAAAAACCATCCCGAATACTGGAATGGTGGAGTCAAGTGGGTCTCACTGGCAGACTCCCACAAGCTGGATCAGCTTTACATCGCTGACACCGAACTAAAAATTAGCCATAAAGGCATTCAGAACTCCTCTGCTGTTCTGCATCCTGCGGGAGTTGTCGTCCTTTCTCGAGATGCTGGTGTCGGGAAGAGTGCTATCACCACTGAGCCAATGGCAGTCAGCCAGCACTTTATGTGCTGGAAGTGCGACAAAAAAATGAATAATCACTTTCTGTATTACTGGCTCCAATTCCAGAAACGCGCATTCGAAAATATTGCAATGGGCAGTACCATCCTGACTATCGGGCTACCGTACTTCAAGCGTTTGAAAATTGCTTGCCCGATCGATATTGGTGAACAAGTTGCGATTGCTGAAAGGCTGAAATCCGTAGACTCGCAACTGTTCTCTTTACAGAATGATCTGTTTAAAAAGAAACAACAAAAGCTCGGCCTAATGCAAGACCTCCTGACCGGCAAAGTCCAAGTCAAAGTCGACGAACCAGAGCCTGCCCATGCCTGA